A section of the Macadamia integrifolia cultivar HAES 741 chromosome 9, SCU_Mint_v3, whole genome shotgun sequence genome encodes:
- the LOC122088216 gene encoding uncharacterized protein LOC122088216: MASDEKPSKPSPSEGWKGRILIPTLIAGVVGGGFGLVSKHRKTYGLANISATYATNCSIVTGCYCGAREFVRASRASGPDDLINSAIGGFGCGALLGRLQGGQLGAIRYSVVFAVVGTTVDFATMRLKPLLQKYGESIFGGSDGSEQNTPTWLRLPEWSPIQVLDEEALAAKRAREQQLYAQRTLGNLNEKES; this comes from the exons atggctTCTGATGAGAAACCCTCGAAGCCTTCACCATCAGAGGGATGGAAGGGGCGCATCTTAATTCCAACTCTAATTGCAG GGGTTGTGGGTGGAGGATTTGGTTTGGTATCTAAGCATCGAAAAACTTATGGTCTCGCAAACATCTCTGCAACATACGCTACTAACTGCTCCATTGTTACCGGATGCTATTGCG GAGCACGTGAATTTGTAAGAGCAAGTCGAGCTTCAGGACCGGATGATCTTATAAACTCTGCAATAGGAGGCTTTGGTTGTGGAGCTCTTCTGGGCCGCCTTCAAG GTGGTCAACTTGGTGCAATCCGTTACTCAGTTGTCTTTGCGGTTGTGGGGACTACTGTGGATTTTGCTACTATGCGACTAAAACCTCTGTTGCAGAAGTACGGAGAATCCATATTTGGTGGCAGTGATGGATCAGAGCAGAATACTCCTACTTGGTTGAGATTGCCTGAGTGGTCACCAATTCAAGTACTTGATGAGGAAGCCCTTGCTGCAAAGCGTGCTAGAGAACAGCAGTTGTATGCACAAAGAACACTTGGTAATCTAAATGAAAAAGAATCTTGA